A stretch of DNA from Alicyclobacillus acidocaldarius subsp. acidocaldarius Tc-4-1:
ACGCACGACCTAACGTCCTCACGCCTCGTCCAACAGCTTAAGCGCGGACGATGTGCCGAGCCGATCCGCACCAAACCGTAGCAGGTGGCGCGCGGCAACCGGCGTGCGAATGCCGCCGCTCGCCTTCACCCCAGCGCTCCCCGCGACCGCGACGGCCATCATGGCGACGTCGGCTGGACGCGCGCCCGCCTTGTGGTAACCCGTCGACGTTTTCACAAAGTCGGCGCCCGCCGCCGCCGACACCAAGGCGCCCTTAATCACCGCGTCCGGCCCGAGCGCACTCGTTTCCAGAATGACCTTCAGCGGCACGGACGGAAACCTGAGTCGCGCCACCTCCGACACCGCGCGCACAGCCTGCGCATACGTCCACACGTCCCCCTCGGCCAGCGCGCCGATGGGCCCCACCATGTCGATCTCGTCCACCCCCGCGGCAACGGCCTCGAGCGCCTCCTGGCGCATGGCGTTGACCGCCTGCGTCCCGTGCGGAAATCCGATCACGGTGCACACCCGGACGCCGCTTGCCGCCATCGCTTGCTTCGCCAGAGACACGTGGCGCGGAGAGATGCACACCATCGGAAGGTTGTGTTGGATGGCCTCCAGACACAGGTTTTGCACGTCGATCTCGCTCGCCTCTGGCTTCAGCAGCGTCGACTCGATGGCCGCCCTCACGGCGCCTTGCGTCACCTCGCGAGGCAGCTGAAGGCTCTGTGGTTTCGGCAGAGGCAACTCTGGGAAGGTCACGGCCAACTCCTCGCGGCACGCCTCCACCAGTTTCCGAACGACAGGCTCTGCCTCGCGCCACGCCGCGACCAGATCATCCCACGGCTCGTCCGGCCCGAGCGCCCGCCACGCCTCCTCGAGCCGCGAATCTCGCCACGTGAGAAGCGCCTCCGCCTTCTGAAACGCAAACCGCCAGTTCGCGTAGCCGCGCTCGTCGTGGCGCCGCCTCGCCTCGTCCCACGGCAAAAAGTACGCCCCGTTCACTTCCTCGGCCTGGTGCACCGGCTCGGAGCCGTCTTCGGCCACCATGAGAAAGAGCCGAACCTGCTTGCGCACCGGCTCGCCACCGCGCTCGATGAGGTACTCCACGCGCCCGATGTCGCCCGCGATGCGCGCGATGACGCCCGTCTCCTCCTGCACCTCGCGCAGCGCCGCCTGCTCCCACGACTCGCCAGGCTCGAGATGGCCCTTGGGAAAGGAGACCTTGCCGTACTGATCGTCAATGAGGAGCACCTCGCGCGCGCCGTTTCGCTCGCGCACCACGACGCCCCCAGCTGCCCGCTCCACGCGTATCGTCACGACGTCATCCGCCCCCATTCCATCGCCTGCTCTTCGTCAGGGAACGTCACCTGCTCGAGAAACACAGCCCGGTGCACGCCCGGCCCGACGCCCGTCATCCGGACGCGGATGACCTCGCCGACCATCGACTCCAGCGGCACGCCGGAAGGCGCCTCAAACGCCACGCGGAGGTAGTGCCCGTCGTATCCCACGAGCATGCGGGACGCCTCAGGCAGGTGGCTGTACGCGCGGCGCGCCTCGTCGTCCGCCGAGGCGAGCGGCGACTCCGCGATGACCTCGAGATCCCGCCCCACGAACGATGCGGCGTACGCCTGGCGGAGCTCATCTCCGAGCGCGATCATCCGCGCGACGCGCGCGCGCTTCACGTCCTCCGGCACCTGATCCTTGAACTTGTACGCCGCAGTGCCCCGCCGCGGGGAGTACGGAAACACGTGCAACTGCGCGTACCCCTGCGCGCGCACAAACGCGTACGTCTCCTCGAACTGCTCGTCCGTCTCGCCCGGAAACCCGACGATCACGTCCGTCGTCACGGCGAGATCGGGCAAACGGCGGCGAAGCTCCCGCAGCTTGTCGGCGTACTCGGCCGTCGTGTAATGCCGGTGCATCCGCCGAAGCACTGGATCGGAGCCCGCCTGAAGCGGGATGTGCAGATGGGGCACCACCTTCTTGGACGCCGCGAGCACATCCATCAGCCGATCGTCGATCTCGCTCGCCTCAATCGAGCTGATCCGGATGCGGAACGGCAGGTCGATGCGCTCGAGATCCATCAGCAGATCCGCCAGGCGATAATGCTCAAAGTCCTCGCCATAGCCACCCGTGTGGATGCCCGTGAGCACAATCTCCCGATAGCCGGCCCGAGCCAGCTTCGTCGCCTGAAGCACCACGTTCTCCGGCTTGCGGCTGCGGATGAGCCCCCGCGCGCGCGGGATGATGCAAAACGTGCAGAAGTTGTTGCAGCCGTCCTGGATCTTGAGGTTGGCCCGAGACCGCTCCTCGAAGTACGGCACATCGAGCTCGTCGAACTCGGTCGCCTTCATGATGTTGCCAACCGCGAGATACGGCTTCCGCTCCGCGAGGACGGCCTCGACGTGATCGACGATCTTCGACTTCTGGTCGTTCCCCACGACCAGATCCACGCCCTGAATGCGCGCGATCTCGTCAGGCGCAATCTGCGCGTAACAGCCCGTAACCACCACGACCGCGTCCGGATTCGTGCGCACGGCGCGCCGGATCATCTGCCGACTCTTCCGATCGCCCATGTGCGTGACAGTGCACGTGTTGACCACGTACACGTCTGCCACGCTGTCAAACGGCACCTGCGTATAGCCGCGCCGCTTGAACGTCTGCCATATCCCTTCGGTGTCATAGAAGTTCACCTTGCAGCCCAAGGTGTGAAATGCCACCGTCGGCACGTTTTCAACCTCCCATGTCGCCGCATTCGGCGAGCGCAATCGCGAGCGCCACCGCGCCCGCGGTCTCCGTGCGCAGGATGCGCGGACCGAGCGTGACCGTCTGGCAACGCGCGTCCTGCTTTGCATGCCGCCTTTCGCCGCTGGCAAGCCCGCCCTCCGGCCCAACCACCACGGCCGTTCGATTTCCAGCCCCGTGGGCCCGCATGGCTGAACGAATGCCGCATTCGCGCTCTTCCTCGTCGAGCACGAGGACGTGATCGACCTCGTGCTCCGCGAGCACGGCAAGGGACGCGGGAAAGTTCGGCGCCCAGACCACAAACGGCACCACGTCGCGCTGGGCCTGCATCGCCGCTTCGCGCACGACCTTGCGCCAGCGCGCGAGCTTCTGCTCCACCTTCGCGGCGCCCGAGAGCTTGACCACCGAACGCTCGGCTTCAAACACGACAAAGCCCCAGGCGCCGATTTCCGTGCACTTCTGCAGGATGGTGTCCATCTTCTCGCCTTTGGCCAGTCCTTGGACCAGGACAAAGCGCCGCTTCGGTTCACTCGAAGGCGCGCGCTCGCGCAAGTGCAGGCAGATCTCGCCCGGGCGCACATCCGCGATCTCGGCCCAGAACGGCCCGTTGACTGCGGACGCCACGAGCACCTCGCCGGGTCGGGCGCGCAGCACGCGCGAAAAGTGATGCCCGTCTTCGCCGCGCACCCACACGCGAGAGCCTTCATCCACGTGGACGTCCAAAAACAGGCGCGGCAACATCAGCGCTTCACCGCCAACACGCTGACCCAGTCGTCCTTGTGCGCCCTGCGCACCACTGAAAACCCGTGATCCGCGAGCGCCTGCTCCACCTGCTCGCGCTGGGACTCGATGTAGCCGGATGTCAACAGGAGTCCGCCAGAAACAAGGCGCGGGCGCACCTGCGGCAGGAGCGCAATGACCACGTCGCGCAGAATGTTGGCCACCGCGAGGTCAAACATCTCGTCCGGGCGAAGCGCGGCCAAAAGGTCGCCTTCGCGCACATCAACGCGATCCTCGACCCTGTTCTTGCGCGCGTTGTCTCTTGCGGCCGATACAGCGACGGGATCGAGGTCGATGGCCACCACACGGTCGGCGCCAACGAGCGCCGCGGCGATGGCGAGCACGCCTGTGCCCGTTCCGACGTCCACCACGCGCATCCCAGGGCGGACCACCTCGGCCAGAATCTCGGCACACATCTGCGTCGTCTGGTGATGGCCCGTGCCAAAAGCCATGCCGGGCTCGATGGCGATGACGCGCCGGTCGCGGTACGGTTCGAGATCCGCCGACTCGGCCCAGACAGGGGCAATAACTAGCGAATTCCCGACCGGAATGGGATGATATTCTTCCTTCCAGGCGTCCTTCCAGTCGGATTCATCCACGAGTTCCACGTGAACCTCCGAAGCCCGCGGGCCCGGATCCAGCCCCGCCTCTCGGACCCGACGAACCG
This window harbors:
- the mtaB gene encoding tRNA (N(6)-L-threonylcarbamoyladenosine(37)-C(2))-methylthiotransferase MtaB; this translates as MPTVAFHTLGCKVNFYDTEGIWQTFKRRGYTQVPFDSVADVYVVNTCTVTHMGDRKSRQMIRRAVRTNPDAVVVVTGCYAQIAPDEIARIQGVDLVVGNDQKSKIVDHVEAVLAERKPYLAVGNIMKATEFDELDVPYFEERSRANLKIQDGCNNFCTFCIIPRARGLIRSRKPENVVLQATKLARAGYREIVLTGIHTGGYGEDFEHYRLADLLMDLERIDLPFRIRISSIEASEIDDRLMDVLAASKKVVPHLHIPLQAGSDPVLRRMHRHYTTAEYADKLRELRRRLPDLAVTTDVIVGFPGETDEQFEETYAFVRAQGYAQLHVFPYSPRRGTAAYKFKDQVPEDVKRARVARMIALGDELRQAYAASFVGRDLEVIAESPLASADDEARRAYSHLPEASRMLVGYDGHYLRVAFEAPSGVPLESMVGEVIRVRMTGVGPGVHRAVFLEQVTFPDEEQAMEWGRMTS
- a CDS encoding RsmE family RNA methyltransferase; its protein translation is MLPRLFLDVHVDEGSRVWVRGEDGHHFSRVLRARPGEVLVASAVNGPFWAEIADVRPGEICLHLRERAPSSEPKRRFVLVQGLAKGEKMDTILQKCTEIGAWGFVVFEAERSVVKLSGAAKVEQKLARWRKVVREAAMQAQRDVVPFVVWAPNFPASLAVLAEHEVDHVLVLDEEERECGIRSAMRAHGAGNRTAVVVGPEGGLASGERRHAKQDARCQTVTLGPRILRTETAGAVALAIALAECGDMGG
- the prmA gene encoding 50S ribosomal protein L11 methyltransferase, with the translated sequence MRWWHVRVRVAHEAADALSAVLESYPDVQGVQMEGISPAEVRPPRFGEWFDEQLTPTPDVEVSVYVPEAHDRGEVERRVCDAVRRVREAGLDPGPRASEVHVELVDESDWKDAWKEEYHPIPVGNSLVIAPVWAESADLEPYRDRRVIAIEPGMAFGTGHHQTTQMCAEILAEVVRPGMRVVDVGTGTGVLAIAAALVGADRVVAIDLDPVAVSAARDNARKNRVEDRVDVREGDLLAALRPDEMFDLAVANILRDVVIALLPQVRPRLVSGGLLLTSGYIESQREQVEQALADHGFSVVRRAHKDDWVSVLAVKR
- the deoC gene encoding deoxyribose-phosphate aldolase; this translates as MGADDVVTIRVERAAGGVVVRERNGAREVLLIDDQYGKVSFPKGHLEPGESWEQAALREVQEETGVIARIAGDIGRVEYLIERGGEPVRKQVRLFLMVAEDGSEPVHQAEEVNGAYFLPWDEARRRHDERGYANWRFAFQKAEALLTWRDSRLEEAWRALGPDEPWDDLVAAWREAEPVVRKLVEACREELAVTFPELPLPKPQSLQLPREVTQGAVRAAIESTLLKPEASEIDVQNLCLEAIQHNLPMVCISPRHVSLAKQAMAASGVRVCTVIGFPHGTQAVNAMRQEALEAVAAGVDEIDMVGPIGALAEGDVWTYAQAVRAVSEVARLRFPSVPLKVILETSALGPDAVIKGALVSAAAGADFVKTSTGYHKAGARPADVAMMAVAVAGSAGVKASGGIRTPVAARHLLRFGADRLGTSSALKLLDEA